The proteins below come from a single Holdemania massiliensis genomic window:
- a CDS encoding glutaredoxin family protein, which produces MKKGIIFLVLAMILGACTATPQSTPDPTETPTPKIEETLAPTPTPNASVNANPADMSAYEDFDDTQNAFVEISMEDSLSKMEQGESFLIYYGKPNCPWCVEAIPVLNQAAKEKGVLVYYVDTSKSENYSEAMFDTLIRRFQGWLLTNEEGEESFYVPDVALILKGKVASNHISTVDTHDPYLGTMTEAEQTQLKAIYAEMIESLEAEN; this is translated from the coding sequence ATGAAAAAAGGGATAATCTTTTTAGTGCTGGCAATGATTTTAGGTGCCTGCACCGCAACCCCTCAATCTACGCCTGATCCGACAGAAACACCCACTCCAAAGATTGAAGAAACGCTTGCGCCAACACCAACGCCGAATGCTTCTGTGAATGCAAATCCAGCCGATATGAGTGCTTATGAAGACTTTGATGACACGCAGAATGCCTTTGTTGAGATCAGTATGGAAGATTCATTGTCAAAGATGGAACAAGGTGAATCATTTCTGATCTATTACGGCAAGCCGAATTGTCCTTGGTGTGTGGAAGCCATTCCGGTGTTGAATCAGGCTGCGAAAGAGAAGGGTGTCTTGGTTTATTATGTCGATACAAGCAAATCGGAAAACTATTCGGAAGCGATGTTTGATACGCTTATCCGCCGTTTTCAAGGATGGCTGCTGACCAATGAAGAAGGGGAAGAAAGCTTTTATGTACCGGATGTAGCCTTAATTCTTAAAGGAAAGGTAGCTTCCAATCATATCTCGACAGTGGATACGCATGATCCCTATCTTGGGACGATGACAGAAGCTGAACAGACGCAGCTGAAAGCAATTTATGCAGAAATGATTGAAAGTCTGGAAGCCGAGAACTAA
- a CDS encoding response regulator, translated as MKRNKKNSRRSFTLGAAVLALGLCLLTTYFVTNVKTQLWKQSINTILEATRQGRRTLAVQLNENYEDLGRIADRLAEMRTDDRSELNRLFQDFNQLENDIHLVLSEDFILPLDQPFDQQAITLLDRQNKDQDVIDPHISSVTGMDVFDLVVRVHFADGGTGYLIKEFEVNEIVDTFTLSFYEDAGFSYVVDTQGNVLIRSAHPNSNKTVQNLLDMLSPQANDPQALSQFAQALKAADTGWAIFTYEGERTVFCFTPVGLESDWALISIIPEAAVNAQTNALLRQSLALILSAILGISILVLLYLRHRTKTQQRLTHQTNYISHLYNALPEAVALISVDQPYHLLQLNREGRRLVRYAMENAEDTLNLNLETTMSSSDYARFVRQIEAAVQSGQKVNLVEPMKKAGGEMFWASGIIEQTLDENGKPVLIYAFHDITKEKQAEEAEKQRTKQERLTLVSALSNAYPVIISLNLTQDQVHFVHVSPGLMLDLGKQKTYSELYADLKSTIDPEFASDYQAFQLEALRKTFAEKNGEVQREMKMLLTDGQYHWTTTQIIHVDNPYSEDQLAILISRRIDEQRLKAERQQEILKTALENAQAASVAKSQFLSNMSHDIRTPMNAIVGMTTIAETHLDETERVKECLHKISLSSKHLLSLINDILDMSKIESGKLTIAQEPFNFAELIIEVVELVRPQAEEKGLTLVFQPGALEKEGVQGDPLRIRQVCINILSNAVKYTPSGGRITIEMSQRPSSYKGYQNFVFQCSDTGIGMDPEFMKHLFQPFERSDNPMTRTVNGTGLGMAITKNLVDLMNGEIQVQSHVGQGSRFTVILPLPLQSQTDEQIPTSWQGASVLIADDDLQIGEEAGALLTKLGMQADYCSSGEAAIAAGVQAQASGNPYKLILIDWKMPGMNGLETVRELRQKLGDQPEIVILSAYDWSDIEEQARQCGVSGFLTKPFYRFKICRLLNELKEERRKPILVKPALSDFSDCRLLLAEDNEINREIAREMIASLITVEMDEVDDGQAAVEKIASSTEGYYDLVLMDIQMPRLNGYEATRQIRQLNRSDVKTLPIIAMTANAFDEDVRLAMQAGMSAHFAKPIDIQKLAEILLQFLTKSHPKQDD; from the coding sequence ATGAAAAGAAACAAGAAGAATTCCCGCCGGTCATTCACTCTCGGAGCGGCGGTTTTGGCGCTGGGACTTTGCTTACTGACCACTTATTTTGTAACCAATGTAAAAACGCAGCTGTGGAAGCAATCGATCAACACAATTCTGGAGGCGACCCGACAGGGTCGGCGAACCCTTGCTGTGCAGCTCAATGAAAACTATGAAGATCTGGGGCGGATTGCTGACAGGCTGGCTGAAATGCGAACAGATGATCGTTCTGAGCTGAATCGGCTGTTTCAGGATTTCAATCAGCTGGAAAACGATATTCATCTAGTGCTTTCTGAGGATTTCATTCTGCCTTTGGATCAGCCCTTTGACCAGCAGGCGATCACCTTGCTTGATCGGCAGAACAAAGATCAGGATGTGATTGATCCGCATATCAGCAGCGTGACGGGGATGGATGTGTTTGATTTGGTTGTTCGTGTTCATTTTGCGGATGGCGGGACAGGCTATTTGATCAAGGAATTTGAAGTCAATGAAATCGTTGATACATTCACGCTTTCCTTTTATGAGGATGCCGGTTTTTCCTATGTTGTCGATACACAGGGAAATGTCCTGATTCGGTCTGCGCATCCCAACAGCAACAAAACGGTTCAGAATTTGTTGGATATGCTTTCGCCGCAGGCGAATGATCCGCAGGCTCTGAGCCAGTTTGCCCAAGCGCTGAAAGCTGCGGATACCGGCTGGGCCATCTTTACTTATGAAGGCGAACGAACTGTTTTCTGTTTTACGCCGGTGGGTCTGGAGTCAGACTGGGCTTTGATATCGATCATTCCGGAAGCGGCGGTCAACGCGCAGACCAACGCTCTGCTAAGGCAGTCACTGGCCTTAATTCTGTCAGCGATTCTGGGGATCAGCATACTGGTGCTGCTTTATCTGCGGCATAGGACGAAAACGCAGCAGCGTTTAACGCATCAGACCAATTATATCAGTCATTTATACAACGCCCTGCCGGAAGCGGTCGCCTTGATTTCGGTTGATCAGCCGTATCACCTGCTTCAGCTGAACCGGGAAGGACGGCGCTTGGTCAGATATGCCATGGAAAATGCCGAAGATACGCTGAATCTGAATCTTGAGACCACCATGTCATCCTCAGATTACGCCCGTTTTGTCCGCCAGATTGAAGCGGCAGTCCAGAGCGGACAGAAGGTCAACCTTGTGGAGCCGATGAAAAAAGCCGGCGGGGAAATGTTCTGGGCCTCCGGGATTATTGAACAGACGCTGGATGAAAACGGCAAGCCGGTGCTGATCTATGCTTTCCATGATATCACAAAGGAAAAACAGGCTGAAGAAGCTGAAAAACAAAGAACAAAGCAGGAACGGCTGACGTTGGTCAGCGCTCTTTCCAACGCTTATCCGGTCATTATCAGTCTGAATCTGACGCAGGACCAGGTGCATTTTGTCCATGTCAGTCCAGGGCTGATGCTGGATCTGGGCAAGCAGAAAACCTACAGCGAGTTGTATGCCGATTTAAAAAGTACGATTGATCCGGAATTCGCTTCCGATTATCAGGCGTTTCAGCTGGAGGCTCTGCGCAAGACGTTTGCCGAGAAAAACGGCGAGGTTCAGCGCGAGATGAAAATGCTTTTGACAGATGGGCAATATCATTGGACAACGACGCAGATCATCCACGTTGACAACCCGTATTCTGAGGATCAGCTGGCGATCTTGATATCCCGGCGAATTGACGAGCAGCGCTTAAAGGCTGAGCGGCAGCAGGAAATCCTGAAGACAGCATTAGAAAATGCTCAGGCCGCCAGCGTGGCGAAAAGTCAGTTTTTATCCAATATGAGTCATGATATCCGTACACCGATGAATGCCATCGTCGGCATGACGACCATTGCTGAGACGCATCTGGATGAAACGGAACGGGTGAAGGAATGTCTGCATAAGATCAGTCTTTCAAGCAAACATTTGCTCAGTTTAATCAACGACATCCTGGATATGTCCAAAATTGAAAGCGGAAAACTGACCATTGCCCAGGAACCGTTCAATTTTGCCGAATTGATCATTGAGGTTGTGGAACTCGTTCGGCCGCAGGCTGAAGAAAAAGGTCTGACGCTGGTATTTCAGCCAGGGGCGCTGGAGAAAGAAGGCGTGCAGGGCGATCCGCTGCGAATTCGGCAGGTATGCATCAATATCTTAAGCAATGCCGTTAAGTATACGCCTTCAGGCGGCAGGATTACGATTGAAATGAGTCAGCGGCCAAGTTCCTATAAAGGCTATCAGAATTTTGTCTTCCAATGCAGTGATACGGGAATCGGCATGGATCCGGAATTCATGAAGCATTTGTTTCAGCCGTTTGAACGTTCTGACAATCCGATGACCCGAACAGTGAACGGAACCGGATTGGGCATGGCGATCACGAAGAACCTGGTGGATTTGATGAACGGTGAAATCCAGGTTCAAAGCCATGTCGGGCAAGGCTCAAGGTTTACCGTGATTTTGCCGCTGCCGCTGCAAAGTCAGACGGATGAACAAATTCCGACGAGTTGGCAGGGAGCCAGTGTTTTGATCGCCGATGACGATCTTCAAATCGGCGAGGAGGCCGGCGCTTTGTTAACAAAGCTGGGAATGCAGGCTGATTACTGCAGCAGCGGGGAAGCGGCAATCGCCGCAGGAGTGCAGGCTCAGGCTTCAGGAAATCCGTATAAGCTGATTCTTATCGACTGGAAGATGCCGGGGATGAATGGCTTGGAAACGGTAAGAGAGCTGCGGCAGAAACTGGGAGATCAGCCGGAAATCGTCATACTTTCAGCCTATGACTGGTCTGATATTGAAGAACAGGCCCGTCAGTGCGGTGTCAGCGGCTTTTTGACGAAACCCTTCTACCGCTTTAAAATCTGCCGTCTGCTGAATGAGCTTAAAGAAGAACGCCGGAAACCAATCTTAGTCAAACCGGCTTTGTCTGACTTCAGCGATTGCCGTCTGCTTCTGGCAGAGGATAATGAGATCAACCGTGAGATAGCCCGGGAAATGATTGCCAGTCTGATCACCGTGGAAATGGATGAGGTGGACGACGGGCAGGCCGCTGTTGAGAAAATCGCTTCCAGCACGGAAGGTTATTATGACTTAGTTCTGATGGATATTCAAATGCCGCGTTTAAACGGCTATGAAGCGACCCGGCAGATCCGTCAGCTGAACCGCAGCGATGTAAAAACACTGCCGATCATTGCGATGACCGCCAACGCTTTTGATGAGGATGTCCGATTGGCCATGCAGGCAGGCATGAGTGCTCATTTTGCCAAGCCGATTGATATTCAGAAACTCGCAGAGATACTGCTGCAGTTTCTGACAAAATCGCATCCAAAGCAAGACGATTAG
- a CDS encoding ABC transporter substrate-binding protein, which produces MRGRKKGRQRWIWGLSLMLIAGCTGPDNPVVILPSNQAATVSLTYFGNKYEPENVKVIEAIISQFMDENPGISVAYESLKGNAYYEALTKRMANGKGDDIFMVNHDTALTLAKQGQLADLSGLATIENYTDEMLSQMWEGNHIYWVPTTVSVFGLYCNLDLLKEYHHEVPATLAQWEAICDDFVRQGITPVIANNDISLKTVAIGMSLAATYQAHQQAAYFEQINTGQAVLSEKLTSGFAYVEAMIQKGYLDPAATLTTQKTSEDLDIFAQGEAPFLLTGAWAAGRLAQKELDFQFSVVPYPLMENGSFVVINADTRLSVNADSSHREEALRFIEFFTRSDNIQKFADQQASFSPLKNSRPSSLDQIQPLIPVYETGQAVIGSDSLLDKPIWELTAQAVQRLLQGEPVNQVMQQLDEEADQEGSS; this is translated from the coding sequence ATGCGGGGCAGAAAGAAAGGGCGTCAAAGATGGATTTGGGGACTCAGTTTAATGTTGATTGCAGGCTGCACCGGACCGGACAATCCCGTGGTTATCCTTCCTTCTAATCAAGCGGCAACAGTATCCCTGACCTACTTTGGCAATAAATATGAACCGGAGAATGTCAAGGTGATCGAAGCGATTATTTCACAATTCATGGATGAAAATCCGGGAATCAGCGTTGCTTATGAAAGTCTGAAGGGGAATGCCTATTATGAAGCACTGACCAAACGCATGGCCAATGGCAAAGGCGACGATATTTTTATGGTGAATCATGACACGGCTCTGACCTTGGCCAAACAGGGCCAATTAGCCGATCTCTCCGGTTTGGCGACGATTGAAAATTACACGGATGAAATGCTGAGTCAGATGTGGGAAGGGAATCATATTTATTGGGTGCCGACGACGGTTTCCGTCTTTGGTCTTTACTGCAATCTGGATCTGTTAAAAGAATATCATCATGAAGTCCCGGCAACCTTAGCACAGTGGGAAGCGATCTGTGATGATTTTGTCCGTCAGGGAATAACGCCGGTCATTGCCAACAATGATATTTCACTCAAGACGGTGGCGATCGGCATGAGTCTGGCTGCTACTTATCAAGCGCATCAGCAGGCGGCTTATTTCGAACAGATCAATACCGGGCAGGCCGTACTCAGTGAAAAGCTGACATCTGGATTTGCCTATGTGGAAGCCATGATTCAAAAGGGTTATCTGGATCCGGCCGCTACACTCACAACCCAGAAGACCTCGGAGGACCTGGATATTTTTGCCCAGGGTGAAGCTCCCTTCTTATTAACCGGGGCCTGGGCCGCAGGCCGTCTGGCGCAGAAAGAGCTCGATTTCCAATTTTCGGTTGTTCCTTATCCGTTGATGGAAAATGGCAGTTTTGTCGTCATCAATGCCGATACCCGTTTGAGCGTCAATGCCGACAGTTCTCATCGGGAAGAAGCGCTGCGGTTTATTGAATTTTTTACCCGTTCTGACAATATTCAGAAGTTTGCGGATCAGCAGGCCTCATTCAGTCCGCTGAAAAACAGTCGCCCTTCGTCCTTGGATCAGATCCAGCCGCTGATTCCGGTCTACGAAACAGGACAGGCTGTGATCGGCTCTGATTCACTGCTGGACAAACCGATCTGGGAACTGACCGCACAGGCGGTGCAGCGGCTTTTACAGGGCGAACCTGTAAACCAAGTGATGCAGCAGCTCGATGAGGAAGCGGACCAGGAGGGATCATCATGA
- a CDS encoding TetR/AcrR family transcriptional regulator, with amino-acid sequence MNEDKKVQVYLGVISLVQQGRSMNDLKVSEIAQACGIGKGTCYEYFSSKEEIIRETLMYTFHKEFDSFCDLLQFDQGFEAGFRQILTAMEKALSQFSPFQTLLSSVGKRELKQYVSEEIMEKIMHQMIKLLDVLLDQALQEGWIQPQYPREYQRFLLIGVMEAYCFQIINPQLKISAEQAADYACRGLQKALS; translated from the coding sequence ATGAATGAGGATAAGAAGGTACAGGTTTATCTGGGAGTCATCAGTCTGGTCCAACAAGGCCGTTCCATGAATGATTTAAAGGTATCTGAAATTGCGCAGGCCTGCGGCATTGGCAAAGGAACATGCTACGAATATTTTTCATCCAAAGAAGAAATTATTCGGGAAACCCTGATGTATACCTTCCATAAGGAATTTGACAGCTTCTGCGATCTGCTTCAGTTTGATCAAGGCTTTGAAGCGGGTTTTAGACAGATCTTAACGGCGATGGAAAAAGCGTTAAGTCAGTTCTCCCCGTTTCAGACCTTATTGTCGAGTGTCGGCAAGCGCGAACTGAAACAATATGTCAGTGAGGAAATCATGGAAAAAATTATGCATCAGATGATTAAGCTTCTTGATGTTTTGCTGGATCAGGCACTGCAGGAAGGCTGGATTCAGCCGCAGTATCCACGGGAATATCAGCGGTTTCTGTTAATCGGCGTGATGGAAGCCTATTGTTTCCAGATCATCAATCCGCAGCTGAAAATTTCCGCAGAGCAGGCCGCAGATTACGCCTGTCGGGGACTACAGAAAGCATTGTCCTGA
- a CDS encoding efflux RND transporter permease subunit, whose amino-acid sequence MFSKFSVKKPYTVIVGVVMCLLLGVISFMNSTTDLLPEMELPYVVIYSTYPGASAEKVETSLTRILESSVSTTENLSNMSSISSDNLSLIILEFADDTNMDTAMLDLNAKIDLVKGYLDETISSPTLMAINPNMMPIMMATADYDGHDLQGLSDFVNEKVVPELEKTKGVASVDPTGLLEETVQIVLDHQKIDEINNKVLASVNSELAKTERELREKLQEVNDGLQKITDGESELTSTKNETYDKLAQSSVQLQQAATNLIAMDSQITQLKAEQAAFTQIVNGVDQLKAQLGLGAEATAEEIASAVGAAIDQAQEGINKAEAGIQSLTFLQQQIQEVPDEEPISEEIKAMLQSAGITAEIGNYGQAKALISTMLGELNTAKEQASAGITAMQAALQIVPKYEDAKIKLSNVEIEIATAEGVKQAASSMLTQAGIDVSDLNSLQSKLESGKLTAAGEITKGEMTISSTKTTLESAKTQIEDGLKQIAEARDEALKKANISEALSPSMISTMLTAENFSMPAGYIASNDDSLLIKVGDQFASLEEVENLLLMSMDIDGLEEVRLQDLASVQVVNNSEELYTRVNGNPGIMLSFQKSSTASTADVCKALHKTFEKLSGQYEGLHFSTLMDQGVYIDMIVNSVLENFLYGAILAVIVLILFLRDLKPTIIIALSIPISLMFAMVLMYFSGVTLNIISLSGLALGVGMLVDNSVVVIENIYRMRNEGVGLIEAAIEGAKQVAGAIIASTLTTVCVFLPIVFATGLARQLFVDMGLTIAYSLLASLIVALTLVPMLASKMLKKQNEKKHSFFEKLVNGYTGLLKWSLGHKLIVMGGVIALLIFSTIGVMNMGMTLIPSMDSGQMSVSISLQNEEATDKECFAMYDQVMERLMLVEGVDTVGVTSGGSGLSMMMGGGGNTSTTFYIITETKADTKKMEAEIPQVLADLPVDAVVSTSNMDLSVLGGSGVAMTLYGDDLDELQASAIQIGNQLKQIEGIDVVDDGQQDPVHEIRVIVDKNEAMKYGLTVAQIYQSVASGIKEETTSTTLSIQNKDYPVVIVQDAASLTQLDNLQDLKLKGTQNQEEKEVELWRIADIENGSGMNSIYRENSRRYVNVSGTIKEGHNVTLVSREVEKQLDTSVLPESVTLEFSGENETIMETMFQMVQMILLAIAFIYMIMVAQFQSLLSPFIVMFTIPLAFTGGFLGLLITGQELSIVAMLGFLVLCGVVVNNGIVFIDYANQLKEQGYTTQEAIVETGRTRLRPILMTAMTTILAMTTMALGIGTGSDMMQGMAIVTIGGLTYSTILTLFVVPIMIEVTSRRRDRKKVKEVAADE is encoded by the coding sequence ATGTTTTCTAAATTCAGTGTTAAGAAACCTTATACTGTAATCGTGGGAGTGGTCATGTGCCTGTTGTTGGGCGTAATTTCATTTATGAATTCTACAACTGACCTCTTACCGGAAATGGAGCTGCCCTATGTCGTCATCTATTCGACTTATCCGGGTGCCAGCGCCGAAAAAGTAGAAACCAGTCTGACGCGGATCCTGGAATCCTCTGTCAGTACGACCGAGAATTTATCGAATATGAGTTCGATTTCCTCGGATAACTTATCGTTGATTATTTTAGAGTTTGCCGATGATACCAATATGGATACGGCAATGCTCGATTTGAACGCGAAGATTGACTTAGTTAAAGGATATTTGGATGAGACCATATCCAGTCCGACATTGATGGCAATCAATCCGAATATGATGCCGATCATGATGGCAACGGCCGATTATGATGGTCATGATCTTCAGGGATTGAGCGACTTTGTGAATGAAAAAGTCGTACCGGAACTGGAAAAGACCAAGGGTGTCGCCTCGGTCGATCCGACGGGATTGTTGGAAGAGACTGTTCAGATTGTTCTCGATCATCAGAAGATCGATGAGATCAACAACAAAGTTCTGGCCAGCGTGAATTCTGAATTAGCTAAGACAGAGCGGGAATTACGGGAAAAGCTGCAGGAAGTCAATGACGGTCTGCAGAAAATTACGGACGGAGAATCAGAATTAACAAGCACAAAGAACGAAACCTATGATAAACTGGCGCAGTCCTCAGTTCAGCTGCAGCAGGCAGCGACCAATTTGATCGCGATGGATTCCCAGATCACTCAGCTGAAAGCAGAGCAGGCTGCATTTACGCAGATTGTCAACGGTGTGGATCAGCTGAAAGCCCAGTTGGGATTGGGAGCGGAAGCAACAGCCGAGGAGATTGCCAGCGCAGTTGGAGCGGCTATAGATCAAGCCCAGGAAGGGATCAACAAAGCTGAAGCAGGAATTCAGTCTCTGACTTTTTTGCAGCAGCAAATTCAGGAAGTACCGGATGAGGAACCGATTTCTGAGGAAATTAAAGCTATGCTTCAAAGCGCCGGCATCACCGCTGAAATTGGAAACTATGGACAGGCCAAAGCTTTGATCAGCACGATGCTTGGCGAGCTTAACACGGCAAAAGAACAGGCGAGCGCTGGAATCACGGCCATGCAGGCAGCTTTGCAGATTGTGCCGAAGTATGAGGATGCCAAAATCAAGCTCAGCAATGTTGAAATTGAAATTGCGACTGCTGAAGGCGTGAAACAGGCAGCCAGCAGTATGCTGACCCAAGCTGGTATTGATGTCTCCGACCTCAACAGCCTGCAGTCGAAGCTGGAATCAGGAAAGCTGACGGCAGCCGGTGAAATCACCAAAGGGGAGATGACAATTTCCTCGACCAAAACAACGCTGGAATCGGCAAAGACACAGATTGAAGACGGCTTGAAACAAATTGCCGAGGCGCGTGACGAAGCGCTGAAAAAAGCAAATATCTCAGAAGCCCTTTCACCAAGCATGATCTCGACGATGCTGACGGCTGAGAACTTCTCCATGCCGGCCGGCTACATCGCCTCCAATGACGATTCACTGCTGATCAAAGTCGGAGACCAGTTTGCTTCTTTGGAAGAAGTAGAAAATTTGCTTTTGATGTCCATGGATATCGACGGCTTGGAAGAAGTCCGGCTTCAGGATCTGGCCAGCGTACAGGTCGTTAACAACAGTGAAGAATTATATACCCGCGTGAATGGAAATCCGGGCATCATGCTCTCTTTCCAGAAAAGTTCAACCGCTTCGACGGCCGATGTCTGCAAAGCGCTTCATAAAACGTTCGAGAAGCTGAGCGGACAATACGAAGGCCTGCATTTTTCTACCTTGATGGATCAGGGTGTTTATATTGATATGATCGTCAATTCGGTTCTGGAGAACTTCTTATACGGCGCAATTCTGGCGGTCATCGTCTTAATTCTGTTTCTGCGCGATCTCAAGCCGACGATCATCATCGCCCTCAGCATTCCAATTTCACTGATGTTTGCGATGGTGCTGATGTATTTCAGCGGTGTAACGCTGAACATTATCTCCCTGTCTGGCCTGGCTCTTGGCGTCGGGATGCTCGTCGATAACTCGGTTGTCGTCATTGAGAATATTTATCGGATGCGCAATGAAGGCGTGGGACTCATTGAAGCCGCGATTGAAGGGGCCAAGCAGGTTGCCGGTGCGATCATTGCGTCAACCTTGACGACCGTCTGCGTCTTCCTGCCGATTGTCTTTGCGACCGGTTTGGCGCGGCAGCTGTTTGTGGATATGGGACTGACGATCGCTTATTCGCTGCTCGCTTCGCTCATCGTCGCCTTGACGCTGGTGCCGATGCTTGCCAGCAAGATGCTGAAAAAGCAAAACGAAAAGAAACATTCCTTCTTTGAAAAGCTCGTGAATGGTTACACTGGACTTTTGAAATGGTCGCTGGGTCACAAATTGATTGTGATGGGCGGCGTGATTGCGCTGTTGATTTTCAGCACGATCGGCGTCATGAACATGGGAATGACACTGATCCCCTCCATGGATTCCGGTCAGATGTCTGTCAGCATTTCTTTGCAGAATGAAGAGGCAACCGATAAAGAGTGCTTTGCGATGTATGATCAGGTGATGGAACGGCTGATGCTGGTGGAAGGCGTAGATACGGTCGGCGTGACCAGCGGCGGCAGCGGTTTGTCCATGATGATGGGCGGCGGCGGAAATACCTCAACAACGTTCTATATCATTACTGAAACCAAAGCGGATACGAAAAAGATGGAAGCCGAGATTCCGCAGGTTCTGGCCGATCTGCCGGTGGACGCTGTAGTTTCTACAAGCAATATGGACTTGAGCGTGCTGGGTGGCAGCGGTGTTGCGATGACACTGTATGGCGATGATTTGGATGAACTGCAGGCTTCAGCCATTCAGATTGGGAATCAGCTGAAGCAGATTGAAGGCATTGACGTCGTGGATGACGGGCAGCAGGATCCGGTGCATGAAATCCGCGTCATTGTTGATAAGAATGAAGCGATGAAATACGGACTGACAGTGGCGCAGATCTACCAAAGCGTTGCTTCCGGAATTAAAGAAGAAACAACCAGTACGACACTGTCGATACAGAATAAGGATTATCCGGTTGTGATTGTTCAGGATGCCGCTTCCCTGACTCAGCTGGACAATCTGCAGGATCTGAAGCTGAAAGGAACGCAGAATCAGGAAGAAAAAGAAGTTGAACTGTGGCGGATTGCCGATATTGAAAACGGCAGCGGCATGAACAGCATTTACCGTGAGAACTCCCGCCGTTACGTCAATGTGAGCGGCACGATCAAGGAAGGCCATAACGTGACTCTGGTCAGCCGTGAGGTGGAAAAACAGCTCGATACCAGCGTGCTGCCGGAATCGGTAACGCTGGAATTCAGCGGTGAAAATGAAACGATTATGGAAACGATGTTCCAGATGGTTCAGATGATTCTGCTAGCAATCGCGTTTATCTATATGATCATGGTTGCGCAGTTTCAGAGCCTGTTGTCACCGTTTATCGTAATGTTTACGATTCCGCTGGCCTTTACCGGAGGCTTTTTGGGATTGTTGATTACGGGACAGGAATTGAGCATCGTCGCAATGCTGGGCTTTCTCGTTCTGTGCGGCGTTGTCGTTAACAACGGTATCGTATTTATTGATTACGCCAATCAATTAAAGGAACAGGGATATACAACCCAGGAAGCGATTGTGGAAACCGGACGGACACGTTTGCGTCCAATTCTGATGACAGCCATGACGACGATTTTGGCCATGACGACCATGGCGCTGGGCATTGGAACCGGCAGTGATATGATGCAGGGGATGGCGATTGTCACCATCGGCGGTCTGACGTATTCGACTATTTTAACGCTGTTTGTCGTACCGATCATGATCGAAGTGACAAGTCGGCGCCGAGACCGTAAAAAAGTGAAGGAAGTGGCTGCAGATGAATGA
- the pheA gene encoding prephenate dehydratase, with translation MDKKIKVGYQGAHGTFSEIAVQEFFKDQSFEACNYKNFPSIIADVEKGVIDYALLPVENTTTGIIYRTYDLLKDSDIFAVGEILVRIDEHLIGLPQTQIEDLREVYSHPEPLDQCSGFFAAHPWIKPVTYQDTAKSVEYVAQCQDPTKAALGSWLAADYYQLPILKERVQDNLLNTTRFFCVAKGEQTVCDADKISMYFVVNHEPGALYEVIRVFAQRGINMLKLESRPIRGRMFEYCFYIDFDGSLLQDKTREAIAEVREHCLEVKVLGSYKRAFNGELL, from the coding sequence ATGGATAAGAAAATCAAGGTGGGGTATCAGGGGGCGCATGGCACCTTCAGTGAAATTGCAGTTCAGGAGTTTTTTAAGGATCAGTCTTTTGAGGCCTGTAATTATAAGAATTTCCCTTCGATTATTGCGGATGTTGAAAAGGGCGTGATTGATTATGCACTGCTTCCGGTTGAGAATACAACGACCGGTATCATTTACCGGACTTACGACTTATTAAAAGACAGCGACATCTTTGCGGTAGGAGAGATTTTAGTTCGGATTGACGAGCATTTAATCGGCTTGCCGCAGACCCAAATCGAAGATTTACGCGAGGTGTATTCCCATCCGGAACCGCTTGATCAATGCTCCGGATTCTTTGCGGCGCATCCTTGGATTAAACCAGTGACTTATCAGGATACGGCGAAGAGTGTAGAATATGTAGCACAATGTCAGGATCCGACCAAAGCCGCATTGGGCAGCTGGCTGGCTGCGGATTATTATCAACTGCCAATCTTAAAGGAACGGGTTCAGGACAACCTGTTGAATACAACACGTTTTTTCTGTGTGGCAAAAGGTGAACAAACCGTCTGCGATGCGGATAAAATCAGCATGTACTTTGTAGTCAATCATGAACCGGGCGCTCTGTATGAAGTTATCCGTGTGTTCGCCCAGCGCGGCATCAACATGTTAAAGCTGGAATCCCGCCCGATCCGCGGCCGGATGTTTGAGTATTGTTTCTATATTGATTTTGACGGCAGTCTGCTTCAGGATAAAACCCGCGAAGCGATCGCTGAGGTCCGCGAACATTGTCTGGAAGTAAAAGTCTTAGGGAGCTATAAGCGGGCGTTTAATGGAGAGCTGTTATGA